The Salvelinus fontinalis isolate EN_2023a chromosome 9, ASM2944872v1, whole genome shotgun sequence sequence taaaTGCCACCTCACCCATACAACACAAAGAACCGTGTTCCATTGAATGCTAGCTTTTCAAATGTGTCTGCTCTTTAACTTTTAACATGTAACTGTGAAAAGGTCTTGTCCTCTTTAGGCTTGTTCCAACCCTGCCACCCACCAATTAAATGTGAGGTGACAGGAACATCCATTAAATATGCATTGCGTTCAGGCTGAGTAGGCTGCACACGCGTCGTCTTGCACACATTCTTCTTAATGTTTTAAAGTAAACCAACAGTCGCACTGGAAGATGTATTTTGCTTTTCTGCAGTATGAACTCAGTATGAACTTGTCAAcccctgtcactctctctctctcacacactaacgctctctcttacacacacaaatACTTTAGATGTCAAATCACAAACGAACCACTGACACAACAACATAGCATTAGTTAGAGGGAATATTTGGCGTGTGCTTTCAGGTTATGAAGCCTGCTCAGTGCACCTCCCAGAGCTCTTTGTTCCAATGCAAAGGCACAGTGAGACACAGGCTGTAGCTACAGGGAATTAATTACAGTACAGGGTGTTTACCCAGTGGGGTacgagcatgcacacacacacgtacacacaaatTACctcttacacacaaacacaaatacacagcTTTTCTGCTGTGTGATGCCTGGTGGGCCAAGcctctatgttcctgtgtgtcgtCATTCATCAGTGACCAGTCTCACAGCCCAAAACAGTGTGATTATTCCTGATCCAGAGGAGAGAATTCAGATAAGCTGTGCCATTAGCTTAGCACTATTTACAGTACATGAAGTCTGTGCTGCTGTTGTGTTCCTTTAAAATAGTCCTTTTCAAACACCGTTTTGGTGTTGCTCTGTTCTAATGTTACACTTAGTAGCAGGAATGACAGGAAGGATGCTGTTTTCAGGAGTGGTTTATTAGTCGAGTTAAATGGTAAGTTGGGTTATTTGATGTGGTATGACACAAGGCTCTCCCAGACAGTGGTCCCTGCACAGAGGTCATACACCAGTGTTGGACTGTGGTAGGAGATGTTTGCTAGACAGCACAACATTGTCGTAGTCAAAGTTCTTATCCAGGTTGAAAGGCAAAACCTCTTCACTGTCACTCTGTGAAAAGTCAATGACATGAATTAAGTTgcctatactgtatatagacagaccCCTCTCACATGACGCTAGCACAGAAAGACTGTGGCTTAAATAACAACACTTATGAATGCTTAACATAACTCTCAAACAAAATATACCAACTGGAAGTTCCATTTTCCTGGTCAACTAATTGCGGAGTCAACTAAGCTGTTCCTGGGGTGGGTAAATGTCATCTTCATCTTAGTGTCTTTCTCGTACCTGTCCCTGTGGTAGCGTGTCCTGCTGCTGTCCCCGTGTCCCCGGCCGCGTCCCCGTCCTCCTGCCTGTGGAGGTCAGGTCCAGCTGGGTCAGGTGACAGAAGGAGGGCAGGTAGGTAGGGagttcctcctccacctcccctggTAGAACCCGAACCCCACCAtctgagaaaagaggagagaagacagaggagaggagagaggactcaaCAGTGTCTTCTTTCTGCTTCTAGCTATCCTTCCTCAGTAACTTGAAAAAGAAGGAGAGAACATCACACAGGATTAAGACCCCTCTTTGATGGTATGTACAGTTCACGGACTGTGGCTTGAATAGGATTCACAGTGTGAGACTGAACTGACCATTAAGTTTTCACTCAGAGAAGCCAGCCTTTTCAAGTGGCACTCCTTGAAAAGTTAGATCATTTTAGTTAATTGGGATTCAATAGCTCCTGAAGATCTAAGCCAATGAATTATTTCCAGAAGATCAGAGTAAGTACATCATTATGCAAATGATTATCGCATTGGCTTTGTTCTGTGCCATCATCAAACACAATTCAGAAGTGTGACaatcaaattacagaaaatgaGAAGTGACTCTTTGTTCAATTAAAATCAGACTCCAGTAAGTTAGAAAGGGCTGCTCATCACCACAATTGAATTGTATCCCTAGGAAATCGTGTATAGAAATGATCATTTTACGAGTAATGATTTTACCTCCTCAAGTTCTCACCAGTGGGCACTACACACTGTAACCTAATACAACTCCTGCAAACCCCAGCcgcgagctgtccagtgacgcAATCCTACCAGACGAACTAAataccttctatgctcgcttcgaggctagcaacactgaaccatgcatgagagcaccagctgtttcggacgactgtgtgatcacacacaAAATGCCAAGGTAACTtgtctaaattactatcgcctCGTAGCATTCGCATCTgtaaccatgaaatgctttgaaaggctggtgatggctcatatcaacaccatcatcccagacaacatggacccactccaattcgtatACCTCCCCaaaagatgacgcaatctctattgcattccacactgtCCCATCtagacaaaaggaatacctatgtaagaaagctgttcattgactacagctcagcattcaacaccatagtgccctccaatctcatcactaagctaaggaccctgagattaaacaccttcctctgcaactggaacctggacttcctgatgcgCTACCCCtaagtggtgagggtaggcaacaacacatccgccacactgacactcaacatgggggcccctcaggggtacctgcttagtcccctcctgttcacccacgactgcgtggccgcgcACAACTCCAGCACCCTCATTTTGTTTGCCCACGACAAGGTGGTGGTGTTAGGCCTGATCACGGACAACAATGAAACAGCctacagagacctggcagtgaggtgccaggacaacaacctctccctcaacgtcagcaaaacagaGCTGATCTGGATTACTGGAAACTGAGTgccgagcactcccccatccacatcgacagggctgtggtggagcaggtcgagagcgtTAAGTTCATCGGTGTTCATGTCACTagggaattatcatggtccacacacaccaacacagtcataaagactgcacgacaacacctcttccccctcagaaggctgaacagatttggcatgggtcctcagatcctcaaaaggttcaacagctgcaccatcgagagcatcttgactggctgcatcaccgcttgctatggcaactgcttggcatatgactgcaaggtgctacagagggtagtgcgtatggcccggtacatcactgaggccaagctccctgccatctaggacctctataccaggcggtataagtgaaaggccctaaaaattgtcaaagactccagccacccaagtcatagactgttctctctgctaccgcacggcaagcggtaccgatgcaccaagtctggatacagtcccaaaatggtttgcatgtcagcagtcaagttgtTCAAGATATTTGACATTCAAGAACCAAAGTGTCACTTGACACATCATGATGATGTGTTTTGCACCATATAATACATTTTTTGAGCAAGAGACAAaccattttgggactgtatcaacactGGACTAACGAAAAGAATAGTTTTtgagtggagttttcctttaatttAGCAACTACATGCTTCACTCCATTTCAAAAGATTTTCACTCAACTGAACACGCCTCAGGAGTATCTGTCTTTCTGCTCCTCCTGTCAGACACATCCAACTAGTGTCGCACAGTATATCAAAAATAATGCACTTTTCGGAttactagaacatgaaaaacgGTTCGGTACTTCTGTGAAATGTGTCTCACGGATCACGCCTGTATCTGACTGCCGACCCCTTATTATAGCACGCACTGTGCCTGCTCCACTTACTCATAACACACTTGAAAAATGCAACACGgcatgtagaaatgttaaaactgTTGATTACTGTTCACAAAACAATGTCCATAAAGGCTAGAACACTTTACAATGGAAGATAGCTTCCAGCTCTGTAAGCTACCGGTAGCTTTCCTTGCTAGATGACAGCTAAAGCTGACATCCATTCACTACCCTAGTACTTTGTTTGTGATAATATGCAAACCAGAAGGCAACATATgctgatttcaaagctgattgCCACCAAAAACGTTTTCATTCACTTACTCCCATCTACCCCAAAGATGATCTATAGTGTTGAGGAGGAGGAGCCCTGTGGACACATTTTGTCATTCATTGTTGGCATTGGTGCTCTATAGAGTTGCTATTTTCTCGAGTCAATTAAATCGTGACATTCCTGGATTACTCATTATACTAATAAAGTCCAATTAAATCAACAAACAGTATAAAAAAGGTTAAGGGTACAAAACtgtgtacatactgtatctggcTGTGTTGGCAAAATCACTAAATATACCATCGAGCCAAACGGGGAGAGGCTGCCCATTGACAGTTCCAAGACCAGTCAGAAATGACCAGCCTACCTCAATGACACCAGTGAATTTCAAAACTGAACTTGAATCTGCATTAAGTAGCAATGATATCCTTTGCCACCATTGTCTTACGACACAACAGATAGCTCGAATCAGTCATGACtattaaacaaaaaaataaaatattttatttccATTGAATTTCTTAGTTACATGATTGTATAACTAGCAACAACGTTTTGATGTTGAGGGTGCAGTATTTAGGAAGTTTAGCAATGAGGATGAAAACTAGCATAgttcagctagccagctagtttagcTAGGGAAAACAAGAGTGGGACAGGATATAGCTGGGCGCACATGCACACTAGGCTAATTCAGGGCACAGACTTGAGTTTTTATGCCATGATATCAGGAGCTGGCGGTGAAAAGttaaattataaactgggtggttcgagccctgaatgctgattggccgacagccgtggtatatcagagcATATACCACAGGTATTTACTGATCTAATTAAGTTGGTAAACAGTTTAGAATAGCAATAAgtcacctcaggggtttgtgatatatagcCAATATACAGGGCTGtctccaggcactccgtgttgcgtcaTACATAAAatagcccttagctgtggtatattggccatataccacaccccctcgggccctattgcttaattatacaatTCAGAGACTGAAACAAATCCATCAGATGACAAATATTTAATGAGAGCGATTCGATATATAATCCCAAAATCATCAGTAACTGTCAATAGTAAAATAAAGCTTAAAACGATGTTTGAGTGAACCTGAATCCAGAAAATGAACTCTATTGTCTCAGCGAACTGACTGTGCTCTGACATGCCGCACCCCTCTTGCCTCATGAATGAAGTCATTACTGTTTAAAGACACAGCGCACATTTTTATAAAATAAGCtacttctatgcaaatgttgttggTCAGTACAATAAAATAAGTCCTAAATGAAAGGGATACAGATTGTTTGTCATCTGTAGCCTCATGAAATAagccaaaacaagctcaataactcaatgcatgcacacactcctattgaatatgGATTCACCTGTATTGTGGATAGGCCTAGGCTACCCAGTATATCAAcagatttaccattcaaataaatgatTACCATTACGTTGTTATGTAGTTAGATTGGTAAAAACAAAGTCAAATTGATTGTAAAGTTGATTCATTAATGCATGCACGTCTGTCTCTGAAAAATGTTGACATAAAACAATTCAAATGTAATGAACACATAAAATGCCCAACaattgaacagagcagtagctgagtttatctgtctggatcaagtgccatTCTGTGTTTTTGGCTAATATGCCTTCTTTTTTTGCCGCGGTATCGTTCTGGTATAATTTTACTATTGAGAATCGTGATGgtatagagcaggggtgtcaaacccattccacggagggccgagtgtctgcaggttaagacctagacaaccaggtgaggggagttccttactaatttgtgaccttaattcatccatcaagtacaagggtggtgcgaaaacctgcagacactcggctcACAACCAAAATTCTGGTTTCGTGACAACACTAATCCAAACAGGACACTAAGCCTGCTGTAACTCTGCAGTGAAACGAATCTCTATCAAAATGCAAAGCCACACTATGAACCCATATTTCCTCTGACAGTTTCTCCAGAATACAGATCCTGCAGCACGCAGCAGGAGGACTCAACAACAGCATGAGAAAAAGGGTCACAGACAACAGGTGAGggatggttggctggctggctggcaggcaggcaTATGAAAGACATCAATGGGGCGGAGGAGATTTAATCTGAATTAAAAAGGCCTTGGTCGGCTGTAATCATCTTTGCCAGCCAGCTAATATAACCCACATCCAGAGaacacagagatgagagagagagagagagagaggagcctgaAATAGCAGGACCCAAAACACGCTCCTGATAATAAGACCCTGACCAAAACATCAGGGCGATGGAGAGCGATCAAACTGAAAAGGACAGGCCTAGACAACTGTCAAAGAGAGGGTAGGTATACAATTATGTGTCTCCATGCGTTCATAAAAGGGAATTTAAATCAATTAGAGAGGAGCAGACACCATTAAATATTGACACTTCTCCTTGGCTTGGCTTGGCAGCCACAGGGCCGGTGTTGATCCTAATTAAACAGCTAATTACTCTCACTGTGAAAGTCACACTGGGATGGGAGGATGGAgcaggggaggggaggtggaAGGAGACGAGAGGCGAGGATAAGGAGGAAGCAAGACAAAGTATGAGTTGGTGAAGGGACACCACCTTGTGTATTATGTGCAGATGAGAAAGTCACACATTGAgcacggttacatgcacacaataatacgaGTCAGATTAATATAAATTTGTTTCAAACATTTagatgctttgcaagaagaacaatttccctaataatcctgtttacatgggcacatctgaaatcaggctacccgaTGGGACTTTTGATGCAGAAAATCGtcaatcaaaataaacgttctaccacagTGACCATGTTATATTTGCGAAgcctatttgattctgagttcggacatataaagtttgtatatgaaaactatttctaagatgcatACTTTTAGTTTTTGCGAACCCTCTTCACTCACGCATAAGAAGAAGGCTTGTACTACCAGTGCTGCCACAtgcgcagatcaaatacaccTCTGGAACACCAATTAAGcggtttacatgtcctaataattagaAAGATttctcagaaaaccaggtgttttaatcggtGTATGCTAATTTTGATTTTGACCTTACACCGAGTAAGATAAGCAGAGCAAGGTTTAATAtcgaattattagtgtgcatgtaaactaCATATAGGTAAACAAGTACTCTCTAAGGATGTTTTACCTAAAGACAAAAATCACCTGGAGAACACAGCTACAGTGGTTTGTTATGTCTTGGAGACACCTTTAGTCAGTGTCAGAATGGGTAATCAAAAATAAACGGGTCTtaaatgtgacccgtttcaggaaactaggcgtatgtcacaagtcacgacttcacaggagagcctttTGAATggttttttatcaaaatgcattttttggcagaaatgccttctggagcatgtgaactttcatgtgcctaaaTAACAAACTtgcatgccatctgtaaatatgaatacaattattaaattacgagccttgttggttaagccacagaaaaagtgagcAACCTTCCCAGTAACCatttggctgagataatgagtgggctggacatgccgagaaaggggttcggattggtctgccatatagagggcttctgtctatttcagctggtcagtctgtgttggtaatcttGTCTAACGCGGCTTTTTTTTATGTAtcgtgtagtggagctgcataagtgttgctctccactttctggaggatcgagttttgaaatcagtagtATTAgaatatgatagctaaggagatgaagaaaaaacctgtctccggattacatcttcaaactaagggcaaccatggcatggcatccgtgacagggagaCTCGCCCATGATGTATACggcgggtaagatagtctagctagctacattttcagatattacacgtttgacagaaagtggtttcatttcaagctaaaatgtactgttagctagctagctaacgtacgtGTATGACATTATTATTCGTATCCCAGAAccgtttgctttgctagttagagcctaatgttagctagctaacattaaacctGGTTAGTTAGCTcccagcagattcatgcagggtagtaacaacatgatttggcactatgttcattgttgtttaactagctaacgttagctggctggcttgttaGCCAACGTTACGTGATGTGTGGGATCTTACATATTGTTTACCAagagctagctacatagctagctagctagctacatgttagctagctaaagtgtacaacaccgttgaatatggccggtgtcagtaaaagtcggcaaaaaagcgtaatgaaattgttgccagcgtTTTTGACACAAAGATCAACTGTACTGGTTGTTCATGCTCTGATCTTGTCCTATCTTGATTACTGTGCGATAATATCGTCAGGtgcttgccagcagcataccaccctgcatatcactactggcttgcttctgaagctaagcagggttggtcctggtcaggccctggatgggagaccagatgctgctggaagtggtgttggagggccagtaggaggcactctttcctctggtctaaaaaaaatatcccaatgccccagggcagtgattggggacactgccctgtgtagggtgccgtctttcggatgggacgttaaacgggtgtcctgactctctgaggtcattaaagatcccatggcacttatcgtaagagtaggggtgttaaccccggtgtcctggctaaattcccaatctggccctcaaaccatcatggtcacctaataatccccagtttacaattggctcattcatccccctcctctcccctgtaactattccccaggtcgttgctgcaaatgagaacgtgttctcagtcaacttacctggtaaaataacggtaaaaaaaaaagaaaaaaaaaagaaagacctagcaaaactgcagctggctcaaaacaaaGCAGCATGCCTTGCCCTTAACTGCTTGCCCTTAACAGCACGcacagaactaacatcaacagCATGCATGATAGCTGTTGataggtgaaataaaattttaaattatatatatatttttaaatacccCACCAGATACGCCACTATGGGTTTCATCACGGTACCCAAAACAAATGTAATGCTTCGCTCAGTTATGtgtatgtcacgttctgaccatagttcctttgctttagtgttggtcaggacgtgagctgagtgggcattctatgttgtgtgtctagttttcctgtttctgtgtttggcctaatatggttcccaatcagaggcaggtgttagtcgtttgtttctgattgggagccatatttaggtagtctgttttgtgttgggttttgtgggtggttgtcttctgtctttgtgttctatgcaccagataggactgttttgtattttgtagtgttcgcgttttttgttattattaaagatgatgaacactaaccacgctgcgctttggtcctctccttcgtccaccacagaagaaagccgttacagtgtaGAGCCATATCACTGTGGAATGCTCTACCACCAGAAGCAAAAAGCAAGTTTAGCTAGAAAAAATAAACATATTGTATCACAGCGCTTCTCCTCTGTCTAAACATCTAATTTAACTGTAATTATTATATAACAATGTGTATATATGAATAGTGAGTAAATAGTATTTTTGTTGTCTGctggtgtctttccaatatacACTCAGctgacagtttattaggtacaccaccccttTCACAAAAATATTTAACTCCTACAGACATTGAGTCAAGTGGCcaggattgggagtcccatagagtggcacacaattgtcccagcgtcgtccgggtttgaccggggtaagccgtcattgtaaataagaatttattcttaactgacttgcctagttaaataaaagttatataaaaaataaatacataaatggcGTGGGgattgttttcctggcacacgttaggtcccttgataccaattgagcaacgtttgaACGCCATACCTTGTAGAATCCACACCCCAAATAATTCAGGTTATTCTGGAGGAAAATtaaattgagcaagttggaaattgagcaaattgagattactaaactgcttggagtaaccctatattgtaaactgtcatggtcaaaacatattgatgcagtagtagctaagctggggagaagtctgtctataataaagcgatgctcgactgaacagtagtcaaggtgcgacaaaactagggccaaagcgatgctctgccttcttaacaacactatcaacaaggcaggtcctacaggctctagttttgtggcacctgaccacacgactgaacagtagtcaaggtgcgacaaaactagggcctgtaggacctgccttgttgatagtgttgttaagaaggcagagcatcgctttggccctagttttgtcgcaccttgactactgttcagtcgagtggtcaggtgccacaaaaaaaggaCGTAGGAAAATTGTAATTGGTTCAGAACAGGgaagcacggctggcccttggatgtacacagagagctaatattaataatatgcatgtcaatctctcctggttgaaagtggaggagagattgacttcctcactacttttatttatgataggtattgacatgttgaatgcaccaagctgtctgtttaaactactggcacacagctcagacacccatgcatacctcacaatacatgccacaagaggtctcttcacagaacccaagtccagaacagactatgggaggcgcacagtactacatggagCCATAACTACATGTAACACTATTCCACATCAAGCAACTgacacaagcagtaaaattacatttaaaaaacagattaaaaaaacaccttatggaacagtggggacagtgaagcaacacaaacattggcacagacatgcatacacacacacacacgcacacacgataacatacgtactatacatacacatggatttagtactgtagatatgcggtagtggtggagtaggggcctgagggcacacaatgtgttgtgaaatctgtgaatgtattgtaatgtttttaaaattgtacaaactgccttaattttgctggaccccaggaagagtagctgctatggggatccataataaatacaaatacaaaaaaaagggGGTACGACtcagtactagatgggtgtacccaATAAACGGAATGTATAACTTATTTTATGTAATATCTTACGTTACTCTTGTat is a genomic window containing:
- the iftap gene encoding intraflagellar transport-associated protein; translated protein: MELGAGVTMGSCGNGDCRPPGITLKLDNYLDVGDFSEEEGDVTADPDGGVRVLPGEVEEELPTYLPSFCHLTQLDLTSTGRRTGTRPGTRGQQQDTLPQGQSDSEEVLPFNLDKNFDYDNVVLSSKHLLPQSNTGV